One genomic window of Daphnia pulex isolate KAP4 chromosome 12, ASM2113471v1 includes the following:
- the LOC124209661 gene encoding uncharacterized protein LOC124209661 isoform X2 — MKRLDVLQILAERNERRKRELELNGLPSESNDSLPTPNFSDSILVESLSQSASSQSSRQEELNRAAVLDIFDNTQVYRFYSEDEVNYSWLDKDLGIEDVPKMSSSDLVNYLRSEIKGNQLQRSLKTCKLSCRYLFFLMSVTTSKDLAEVCLKILSEKISDKTQQFCIEVPDLLLALMNFGTVQSKLWPAASDISFPRPFRKFSMNSFNSKKHHAVPFPRLNLEKILSLLSFNVKTYPYFSENEKIGMCNLLLNLYMANFIAGDTFLTLKIRDIVSRILESFTVEEWSELNFRMCWIDNLEPTAMVQRITYSIPTTTSRGVMFQQSAAYFAIQHLMDLEEVDLPGRVSVKDVYRLVDLLSRQKLKNYRTLFSIVTLLRLTLDVNDPSIKKKEMKNLHIKLSEIRHGINDLSDKLDTTPMLVKDLMCEISLFWKNSIPIDNVV, encoded by the exons ATGAAG AGACTAGATGTTCTTCAAATCTTGGCagaaaggaatgaaagaagaaaacgtgaACTGGAGCTCAATGGTTTACCGTCAGAAAGCAATGATTCTTTGCCCACCCCAAATTTTTCAG ACTCCATCCTCGTTGAATCATTATCTCAGAGTGCTTCGTCACAAAGCAGTAGACAGGAAGAATTAAATCGTGCTGCAGTTCTGGATATTTTTGATAACACACAAGTTTATCGTTTTTATTCAGAAG ACGAAGTAAACTATTCTTGGCTTGATAAAGATCTGGGTATTGAAGATGTTCCAAAGATGTCTTCTTCAGATTTGGTGAACTATTTGCGATCAGAAATAAAG GGCAATCAATTACAACGATCACTGAAAACCTGCAAATTATCATGTAGATATTTGTTCTTTCTAATGTCAGTGACAACAAGCAAAGATTTGGCAGAAGTGTGTCTCAAGAttctttcagaaaaaataTCTGATAAAACTCAACAATTCTGTATTGAAGTGCCTGACTTACTTCTAGCCCTGATGAATTTTGGTACCGTTCAAAGCAAGCTTTGGCCTGCGGCTTCggacatttcttttcctcgcCCATTCCGGAAATTTTCCATGAACAGTTTCAATTCGAAAAAACATCATGCTGTCCCTTTCCCTCGCTTGAATTTGGAGAAAATATTGTCTCTCTTGAGTTTCAATGTGAAAACATATCCCTATTTTTCCGAGAACGAGAAAATTGGAATGTGCAACCTTTTGCTAAACCTTTACATGGCCAATTTTATAGCTGGAGACACTTTTCTAACTCTCAAAATCAGAGACATTGTATCACGTATACTTGAAAGTTTTACAGTAGAGGAATGGAGTGAACTTAATTTCAGAAtg TGTTGGATTGACAACCTGGAACCTACAGCGATGGTTCAACGGATTACGTACAGCATACCAACGACTACAAGCCGTGGAGTGATGTTTCAGCAGTCTGCCGCCTACTTTGCGATACAACATCTCATGGATTTGGAAGAAGTTGACCTCCCCGGCCGTGTTTCG GTGAAAGACGTATATCGATTGGTTGATTTGTTAAGTcggcaaaaattaaaaaattatcggACATTGTTCAGCATAGTTACTTTGCTCCGTTTAACCTTGGACGTTAATGATCCGtcgataaaaaaa aaagaaatgaaaaatcttcACATAAAGTTGAGCGAAATCCGTCATGGAATTAATGATCTTTCGGATAAGTTGGATACAACTCCAATGCTTGTTAAAGATTTGATGTGTGAGATTTCGCTCTTCTGGAAAAACTCCATTCCTATTGATAATGTTGTGTGA
- the LOC124209661 gene encoding uncharacterized protein LOC124209661 isoform X1, with amino-acid sequence MKRLDVLQILAERNERRKRELELNGLPSESNDSLPTPNFSDSILVESLSQSASSQSSRQEELNRAAVLDIFDNTQVYRFYSEDEVNYSWLDKDLGIEDVPKMSSSDLVNYLRSEIKGNQLQRSLKTCKLSCRYLFFLMSVTTSKDLAEVCLKILSEKISDKTQQFCIEVPDLLLALMNFGTVQSKLWPAASDISFPRPFRKFSMNSFNSKKHHAVPFPRLNLEKILSLLSFNVKTYPYFSENEKIGMCNLLLNLYMANFIAGDTFLTLKIRDIVSRILESFTVEEWSELNFRMIEELVLQCWIDNLEPTAMVQRITYSIPTTTSRGVMFQQSAAYFAIQHLMDLEEVDLPGRVSVKDVYRLVDLLSRQKLKNYRTLFSIVTLLRLTLDVNDPSIKKKEMKNLHIKLSEIRHGINDLSDKLDTTPMLVKDLMCEISLFWKNSIPIDNVV; translated from the exons ATGAAG AGACTAGATGTTCTTCAAATCTTGGCagaaaggaatgaaagaagaaaacgtgaACTGGAGCTCAATGGTTTACCGTCAGAAAGCAATGATTCTTTGCCCACCCCAAATTTTTCAG ACTCCATCCTCGTTGAATCATTATCTCAGAGTGCTTCGTCACAAAGCAGTAGACAGGAAGAATTAAATCGTGCTGCAGTTCTGGATATTTTTGATAACACACAAGTTTATCGTTTTTATTCAGAAG ACGAAGTAAACTATTCTTGGCTTGATAAAGATCTGGGTATTGAAGATGTTCCAAAGATGTCTTCTTCAGATTTGGTGAACTATTTGCGATCAGAAATAAAG GGCAATCAATTACAACGATCACTGAAAACCTGCAAATTATCATGTAGATATTTGTTCTTTCTAATGTCAGTGACAACAAGCAAAGATTTGGCAGAAGTGTGTCTCAAGAttctttcagaaaaaataTCTGATAAAACTCAACAATTCTGTATTGAAGTGCCTGACTTACTTCTAGCCCTGATGAATTTTGGTACCGTTCAAAGCAAGCTTTGGCCTGCGGCTTCggacatttcttttcctcgcCCATTCCGGAAATTTTCCATGAACAGTTTCAATTCGAAAAAACATCATGCTGTCCCTTTCCCTCGCTTGAATTTGGAGAAAATATTGTCTCTCTTGAGTTTCAATGTGAAAACATATCCCTATTTTTCCGAGAACGAGAAAATTGGAATGTGCAACCTTTTGCTAAACCTTTACATGGCCAATTTTATAGCTGGAGACACTTTTCTAACTCTCAAAATCAGAGACATTGTATCACGTATACTTGAAAGTTTTACAGTAGAGGAATGGAGTGAACTTAATTTCAGAAtg aTTGAAGAACTTGTTTTGCAGTGTTGGATTGACAACCTGGAACCTACAGCGATGGTTCAACGGATTACGTACAGCATACCAACGACTACAAGCCGTGGAGTGATGTTTCAGCAGTCTGCCGCCTACTTTGCGATACAACATCTCATGGATTTGGAAGAAGTTGACCTCCCCGGCCGTGTTTCG GTGAAAGACGTATATCGATTGGTTGATTTGTTAAGTcggcaaaaattaaaaaattatcggACATTGTTCAGCATAGTTACTTTGCTCCGTTTAACCTTGGACGTTAATGATCCGtcgataaaaaaa aaagaaatgaaaaatcttcACATAAAGTTGAGCGAAATCCGTCATGGAATTAATGATCTTTCGGATAAGTTGGATACAACTCCAATGCTTGTTAAAGATTTGATGTGTGAGATTTCGCTCTTCTGGAAAAACTCCATTCCTATTGATAATGTTGTGTGA
- the LOC124209663 gene encoding uncharacterized protein LOC124209663, whose product MGDIPNSTSMSTTSHQQSWNLNGDAEEIQLYETQYPISEWDQNLDLLLDELQESVSSPQQAKGRNQITSLPTIPASERQSPNKSVSSSTKVLSSSQFLALAEEALRQTTIARRLLESIADEPTAANLPSSPTSANARLSSNTIAGSQLPETLLTDNINSLAATESDNSNPPTSVSERAKALTTRRVQTVQPSTPPTTPQRKMSDGKSTESFPTAEGLRSFKLHPATIEDIETALTNLKIATDSKKILTYTEHMEYTQVPSNSDITGSVMSEDKPAKSIAAESPPKCSSDNLKILDFTELLSSQKINASNGLPPTGTDGRLLLESPSNSTDGQKVFDDKVKSRTSPSDIDEWATKLAQLDSALNLLIEGLDNHID is encoded by the exons ATGGGAGACATACCGAATTCAACGTCGATGAGTACCACCAGTCATCAGCAGTCATGGAACCTTAATGGAGATGCGGAGGAAATACAACTGTACGAGACACAGTATCCAATCTCTGAATGGGACCAAAATCTAG ATTTGTTGCTGGATGAGCTCCAGGAGAGTGTGTCGTCACCTCAACAAGCAAAAGGCAGGAATCAAATTACATCGCTCCCTACAATACCTGCATCGGAACGGCAATCACCAAACAAATCCGTCAGTTCTAGCACCAAGGTTCTTAGTAGTTCTCAATTCCTTGCCTTGGCGGAAGAAGCCCTCCGGCAAACGACCATTGCTCGTCGTTTACTCGAGTCCATCGCTGATGAACCGACAGCTGCTAACCTGCCATCCAGTCCCACGTCAGCAAATGCAAGACTGTCATCCAACACAATCGCTGGATCGCAATTACCCGAAACTCTGTTGACAGATAACATAAATAGTTTGGCAGCAACAGAATCCGACAACAGCAATCCTCCGACATCCGTTTCAGAG AGAGCCAAGGCTTTGACCACTCGACGAGTCCAAACAGTTCAACCGTCGACCCCACCGACTACACCACAGAGAAAAATGTCTGATGGCAAATCGACCGAGTCGTTTCCAACTGCTGAAGGTCTGCGCTCGTTCAAACTGCATCCGGCGACCATTGAAGACATCGAAACGGCTCTCACCAATCTCAAGATCGCAACCGACAGTAAAAAGATCCTGACATACACTGAACACATGGAATACACACAAGTGCCATCAAACAGCGACATTACCGGGTCAGTGATGAGTGAAGACAAACCGGCTAAATCCATTGCAGCTGAATCACCGCCCAAATGTTCCAGCGataacttgaaaattttagaCTTCACCGAGTTACTGTCGAGCCAAAAGATAAATGCGAGCAATGGATTACCTCCTACTGGAACCGATGggaggctgctgctggagtcTCCGAGCAATAGCACTGACGGCCAGAAGGTATTTGATGACAAGGTGAAAAGTAGGACGTCTCCATCCGACATCGATGAATGGGCAACTAAACTAGCTCAATTGGATTCAGCTCTCAACTTACTCATAGAGGGATTGGACAATCACattgattaa
- the LOC124209659 gene encoding F-box and WD repeat domain-containing 11-B-like isoform X1: MDFITLLLKRHMDLIAQDIFSHLDLISLMNCELVCQNWNSAIKKGKLWKRLYCQECHKSSLLPTLFQRREAINQWQWEADRLVKSEETLVKNLFKTRQILKENWAVGNFQTTTTTLTGLNVSHLKMDANRIVFGVTKEFSRPFVNIWNRWTLECEAVIISPDSFIMTSISDLLLWKNLVFCSYEDGNIIVWDVKAGRECQSFNGEEVPSRERVVSLKIQMANGILISCFRTEPVYPDREIGHDWDSTVFSLRRISDDGQFFSNFVERIEHIPYTTVCQIESDSNFFAIFMKSFEFSKIQLRSADRHFQFLHELDFTNQNLVHFSCHSGRLATVSTEEDVQKIKLWDPKTLKCKKTWPALVGTVQVLLSSNHLVTCSHDDEKNSLTVWEIPAETSEEFPSELFQLQSEGDSTAFAFDELQILVVSNWNELMRIPIPVINGLPDLLNRHLEYNLLTAILKITHFFDPKKTEPL; this comes from the coding sequence ATGGATTTTATCACTCTTTTGTTAAAGAGACATATGGACTTGATTGCACAAGACATTTTTTCTCATCTTGATCTCATCAGTTTAATGAACTGCGAGTTGGTGTGTCAAAATTGGAATTCAGCTATAAAGAAAGGCAAGCTGTGGAAAAGACTTTATTGTCAAGAGTGTCACAAGTCTTCACTTCTTCCTACACTTTTTCAGCGCAGAGAAGCAATCAATCAGTGGCAATGGGAAGCTGACCGTTTGGTGAAATCAGAAGAAACCTTAGTGAAGAATTTGTTCAAGACTCGGCAAATTCTCAAGGAGAATTGGGCTGTTGGAAACTTCCAGACCACCACAACTACCCTCACAGGACTGAATGTATCCCACCTTAAAATGGATGCAAACCGCATTGTTTTTGGTGTTACTAAAGAATTTAGTCGACCTTTCGTCAATATCTGGAATCGCTGGACATTGGAATGTGAAGCAGTCATTATTTCTCCTGATTCCTTTATTATGACAAGTATTTCCGATTTGTTACTCTGGAAAAATCTGGTATTTTGTTCATACGAGGATGGGAACATTATTGTCTGGGATGTGAAAGCTGGACGTGAATGCCAGTCTTTTAACGGCGAGGAAGTGCCTTCTAGAGAAAGAGTGGTTTCtcttaaaattcaaatggcaaACGGAATTTTAATCAGCTGTTTCAGAACCGAGCCGGTCTATCCTGATCGTGAAATCGGCCACGATTGGGACAGCACAGTATTTAGCCTTCGACGCATTTCCGACGATGGTCAATTCTTCAGTAATTTCGTTGAAAGGATAGAACATATTCCGTATACTACTGTCTGCCAGATTGAATCGGATAGCAACTTTTTCGCAATTTTTATGAAGTCATTcgagttttcaaaaattcaactgCGTTCAGCTGATCGCCATTTCCAGTTCCTTCATGAACTCGATTTCACCAACCAAAATTTAGTTCACTTTTCTTGCCACAGTGGCCGCTTGGCGACCGTATCAACTGAAGAAGATGTACAGAAAATCAAACTGTGGGATCCCAAGACTTTGAAATGCAAGAAAACCTGGCCAGCGTTGGTTGGTACCGTTCAAGTTTTACTCAGTTCCAATCATCTCGTCACGTGTTCTCACGACGATGAGAAAAACTCTCTGACTGTTTGGGAAATTCCCGCTGAAACAAGTGAAGAATTTCCTAGCGAATTGTTTCAATTACAAAGTGAGGGAGATTCTACCGCGTTTGCATTCGATGAGCTTCAAATTCTTGTAGTTTCAAACTGGAATGAATTGATGAGAATACCTATTCCCGTTATTAATGGGTTACCTGATTTACTCAACAGGCACCTCGAGTACAACCTGTTGACTGCCATTCTAAAAATTACACATTTCTTTGATCCCAAAAAAACAGAACCGCTATAA
- the LOC124209659 gene encoding F-box and WD repeat domain-containing 11-B-like isoform X2 — protein MDFITLLLKRHMDLIAQDIFSHLDLISLMNCELVCQNWNSAIKKGKLWKRLYCQECHKSSLLPTLFQRREAINQWQWEADRLVKSEETLVKNLFKTRQILKENWAVGNFQTTTTTLTGLNVSHLKMDANRIVFGVTKEFSRPFVNIWNRWTLECEAVIISPDSFIMTSISDLLLWKNLVFCSYEDGNIIVWDVKAGRECQSFNGEEVPSRERVVSLKIQMANGILISCFRTEPVYPDREIGHDWDSTVFSLRRISDDGQFFSNFVERIEHIPYTTVCQIESDSNFFAIFMKSFEFSKIQLRSADRHFQFLHELDFTNQNLVHFSCHSGRLATVSTEEDVQKIKLWDPKTLKCKKTWPALVGTVQVLLSSNHLVTCSHDDEKNSLTVWEIPAETSEEFPSELFQLQSTSSTTC, from the exons ATGGATTTTATCACTCTTTTGTTAAAGAGACATATGGACTTGATTGCACAAGACATTTTTTCTCATCTTGATCTCATCAGTTTAATGAACTGCGAGTTGGTGTGTCAAAATTGGAATTCAGCTATAAAGAAAGGCAAGCTGTGGAAAAGACTTTATTGTCAAGAGTGTCACAAGTCTTCACTTCTTCCTACACTTTTTCAGCGCAGAGAAGCAATCAATCAGTGGCAATGGGAAGCTGACCGTTTGGTGAAATCAGAAGAAACCTTAGTGAAGAATTTGTTCAAGACTCGGCAAATTCTCAAGGAGAATTGGGCTGTTGGAAACTTCCAGACCACCACAACTACCCTCACAGGACTGAATGTATCCCACCTTAAAATGGATGCAAACCGCATTGTTTTTGGTGTTACTAAAGAATTTAGTCGACCTTTCGTCAATATCTGGAATCGCTGGACATTGGAATGTGAAGCAGTCATTATTTCTCCTGATTCCTTTATTATGACAAGTATTTCCGATTTGTTACTCTGGAAAAATCTGGTATTTTGTTCATACGAGGATGGGAACATTATTGTCTGGGATGTGAAAGCTGGACGTGAATGCCAGTCTTTTAACGGCGAGGAAGTGCCTTCTAGAGAAAGAGTGGTTTCtcttaaaattcaaatggcaaACGGAATTTTAATCAGCTGTTTCAGAACCGAGCCGGTCTATCCTGATCGTGAAATCGGCCACGATTGGGACAGCACAGTATTTAGCCTTCGACGCATTTCCGACGATGGTCAATTCTTCAGTAATTTCGTTGAAAGGATAGAACATATTCCGTATACTACTGTCTGCCAGATTGAATCGGATAGCAACTTTTTCGCAATTTTTATGAAGTCATTcgagttttcaaaaattcaactgCGTTCAGCTGATCGCCATTTCCAGTTCCTTCATGAACTCGATTTCACCAACCAAAATTTAGTTCACTTTTCTTGCCACAGTGGCCGCTTGGCGACCGTATCAACTGAAGAAGATGTACAGAAAATCAAACTGTGGGATCCCAAGACTTTGAAATGCAAGAAAACCTGGCCAGCGTTGGTTGGTACCGTTCAAGTTTTACTCAGTTCCAATCATCTCGTCACGTGTTCTCACGACGATGAGAAAAACTCTCTGACTGTTTGGGAAATTCCCGCTGAAACAAGTGAAGAATTTCCTAGCGAATTGTTTCAATTACAAA GCACCTCGAGTACAACCTGTTGA
- the LOC124209659 gene encoding uncharacterized protein LOC124209659 isoform X3 — protein MDANRIVFGVTKEFSRPFVNIWNRWTLECEAVIISPDSFIMTSISDLLLWKNLVFCSYEDGNIIVWDVKAGRECQSFNGEEVPSRERVVSLKIQMANGILISCFRTEPVYPDREIGHDWDSTVFSLRRISDDGQFFSNFVERIEHIPYTTVCQIESDSNFFAIFMKSFEFSKIQLRSADRHFQFLHELDFTNQNLVHFSCHSGRLATVSTEEDVQKIKLWDPKTLKCKKTWPALVGTVQVLLSSNHLVTCSHDDEKNSLTVWEIPAETSEEFPSELFQLQSEGDSTAFAFDELQILVVSNWNELMRIPIPVINGLPDLLNRHLEYNLLTAILKITHFFDPKKTEPL, from the coding sequence ATGGATGCAAACCGCATTGTTTTTGGTGTTACTAAAGAATTTAGTCGACCTTTCGTCAATATCTGGAATCGCTGGACATTGGAATGTGAAGCAGTCATTATTTCTCCTGATTCCTTTATTATGACAAGTATTTCCGATTTGTTACTCTGGAAAAATCTGGTATTTTGTTCATACGAGGATGGGAACATTATTGTCTGGGATGTGAAAGCTGGACGTGAATGCCAGTCTTTTAACGGCGAGGAAGTGCCTTCTAGAGAAAGAGTGGTTTCtcttaaaattcaaatggcaaACGGAATTTTAATCAGCTGTTTCAGAACCGAGCCGGTCTATCCTGATCGTGAAATCGGCCACGATTGGGACAGCACAGTATTTAGCCTTCGACGCATTTCCGACGATGGTCAATTCTTCAGTAATTTCGTTGAAAGGATAGAACATATTCCGTATACTACTGTCTGCCAGATTGAATCGGATAGCAACTTTTTCGCAATTTTTATGAAGTCATTcgagttttcaaaaattcaactgCGTTCAGCTGATCGCCATTTCCAGTTCCTTCATGAACTCGATTTCACCAACCAAAATTTAGTTCACTTTTCTTGCCACAGTGGCCGCTTGGCGACCGTATCAACTGAAGAAGATGTACAGAAAATCAAACTGTGGGATCCCAAGACTTTGAAATGCAAGAAAACCTGGCCAGCGTTGGTTGGTACCGTTCAAGTTTTACTCAGTTCCAATCATCTCGTCACGTGTTCTCACGACGATGAGAAAAACTCTCTGACTGTTTGGGAAATTCCCGCTGAAACAAGTGAAGAATTTCCTAGCGAATTGTTTCAATTACAAAGTGAGGGAGATTCTACCGCGTTTGCATTCGATGAGCTTCAAATTCTTGTAGTTTCAAACTGGAATGAATTGATGAGAATACCTATTCCCGTTATTAATGGGTTACCTGATTTACTCAACAGGCACCTCGAGTACAACCTGTTGACTGCCATTCTAAAAATTACACATTTCTTTGATCCCAAAAAAACAGAACCGCTATAA
- the LOC124209665 gene encoding m-AAA protease-interacting protein 1, mitochondrial-like, producing the protein MTYKLMSSTVRNIFHSRSLVSSRMTCSAFVNRQPSCLPTLEHFQLIENSVKSIHCRSLHTTTSNRLENRNQQSATQLPCLMNNAPHIVWPSIFKGISGMLQIGWIVKPYFDNEFTVDDFLRGAKQAIFIIANAISVGDLESVKEMLEEEAYNEIKENMKRCSSEQLAQFALSTLEDVYMTFPYQVGIIMNDNKEGVQERFVEITVCCHIFKGLSELLKNSDFQRGPPTSTFQKHRDKIVICNYRFIREFTKGVEGQWIVNVVHHFNMADDS; encoded by the exons ATGACTTACAAACTAATGTCCTCAACTGTGAGGAATATATTTCATTCTCGCTCACTAGTTTCCTCTCGAATGACGTGTAGTGCCTTCGTCAATCGTCAACCTAGTTGCTTACCAACATTAGAACACTTTCAATTGATCGAAAACTCAGTGAAATCCATTCATTGCAGATCGTTGCATACTACGACAAGCAATCGGCTGGAAAACAGAAATCAGCAGTCAGCCACACAACTGCCTTGTCTGATGAATAATGCACCTCACATTGTTTG GCCAAGCATATTTAAGGGCATCAGCGGTATGTTGCAGATCGGTTGGATTGTCAAACCTTATTTTGATAATGAATTTACTGTGGATGACTTTCTTCGAGGAGCCAAACAGGCTATCTTTATCATTGCCAACGCCATCTCAGTGGGAGATCTTGAGAGtgtaaaagaaatgttggaagaagaagcttaTAATGAAATTAAGGAAAACATGAAAAGGTGTAGCAGTGAACAGTTGGCTCAATTTGCTTTATCAACTCTAGAAGACGTGTACATGACATTTCCGTATCAAGTTGGAATTATCATGAATGATAATAAAGAAG GTGTTCAAGAACGATTCGTAGAAATTACAGTTTGCTGTCACATTTTCAAAGGACTCAGTGAACTGCTTAAAAACTCGGACTTCCAACGTGGACCTCCAACGAGCACTTTTCAAAAGCACCGCGATAAAATCGTCATCTGTAATTACCGATTCATACGGGAGTTTACCAAAGGTGTTGAAGGCCAATGGATAGTCAATGTGGTTCATCACTTCAATATGGCAGATGACAGCTAG
- the LOC124209666 gene encoding ejaculatory bulb-specific protein 3-like, producing MKSTVVVLVVLAALAATVSAQLALENVDVDNVLKNEKLVKRYIDCTLERGRCEQNGRDLKVMIPRVLNEGCSGCTPKQVENSNRIIKFMKDNHPGDWAAIETKYKTG from the exons ATGAAGTCCACCGTCGTAGTCCTAGTAGTGCTGGCTGCCCTAGCCGCTACCGTCTCCGCCCAGTTGGCACTCGAAAACGTCGATGTCGACAATGTCCTGAAGAACGAAAAGCTCGTCAAACGCTACATCGATTGCACCTTGGAACGTGGTCGCTGCGAACAAAACGGCAGAGATttgaaag ttatgATTCCCCGAGTACTGAATGAGGGTTGCAGTGGGTGCACACCCAAACAGGTTGAAAACTCCAACCGAATCATCAAATTCATGAAGGACAATCACCCCGGAGACTGGGCAGCCATcgaaacaaaatacaaaacgGGTTAA